The genomic stretch CAGGCACGGCCAAGGCCTTCACCGGTACTGCGTGGTTTGAATACATGAACGGCGCCACCCATGGCACAGATAGTGGCTTTGGCACGGAAGACATAGTATTTGTTTTCACGAGTGCTGAAACCAACTGCGCCGGCAATGCGATCGCCGTCCATCAGCGGTTCGGTAATGAAAATACGTTCAAAATATTCACCGTCATTTTCGGTCAAAGCATTTTTGGCCGCTTCAGCGACGATAACTTTGTAGGATTCACCGTTGATCATAAGCTGCCAACGACCTTCATGAACGAATTTGCCGTTTTCATCGGTCCAGATTGGCAAACCCCATTTTTCAAAAAGGTGTACGGTTGAATCAACGTGACGAGCAATATTGGCGACCAGGTCTTCACGAATGATGCCCATAAGGTCCATGCGGACATAATCGACATAATCCTTAACCGTGTTTTCACCATCGGTCAAACCAACATACTGGTTCAGGGCCGAAAGACCCATGGCAACGGCGCCGGAGCGGTCAATCGCAGCTTTATCGACTAAAGTTACCTTAAGACCGTTCTTTTTGGCCCAGTAGGAAGCCTCAACTGCCGCGCCGCAAGCTGCCATACCACCACCGAGAATCAGAAGATCTGTGGTGACTTCAACAGTTTCGAAATTTTGCATTCTCTTAATACCTCCAGATTTTACTTAAGAGTGTACACTTCAGATAATCTGAGCGCTTCAGGCTCTTGAGCCAGGGTTTGATCGTTTAAATTATCATGAGCGGTAGCATAACCGCCAGTCGGCTTTGCTTTACCTTCTTCAGTTGTCCGAATGGGGAATTTGAACCGTTTCAACATGTTGTTACGGAATTTCACCGTCCACATGATGCTGTCGGTGCTCCGCATCGGCGTAACCATCGCACCCATCGGTACGAAATCGGCATAACCGCGCACTTCGACCGCCTGGGTCGGGCAAATCTTGACGCAGCTATAGCACTCCCAGCACATTTCCGGTTCCTGGTTAAAGGCTTTCATTTTTTCCTTATCCAGGACCATCAAATCGTTGGGGCAAATATACTGACAAGCGGTCTTGTCCAGCGCCTTGCACCCGTCGCATTTTTCGGGAATTACAAAACTTGGCATATATCCCTCCTAATTGGAAGTTTCCCGTTTGTTTATGGTTTTTGCTTCTTCTTTTGTCATTTATTTCTTTGTCTTAGCATTGCCGGTAGCATGGCCATGCATCTTGACTTCAACCTTATCTTCTTCTTTCAATCCGCCGTAATAATCCCGAAGAATTCCCAAAACTTCACTGCGGGAAAATTCCGCCGGGACATCGCCGCCCTCGGAGAGAGACTTACGCAGCGCGGTACCCGACAAGAAGAGACGATCATCTTTACCGTGCGGGCAAGTCTTCATGGAAGCCATGCCGCCGCATTTGTAACACCAGAATGTCCAGTCAATCGGCAGCATCTTGCATTCCAGAGCGCCGTCCCAAAGTTTGAAGAAAATTTCCTGGGCATCGAAAGGACCATAATAATCGCCCACTCCGGCATGGTCGCGGCCGATAATCATGTGTGAGCAGCCAAAATTCTGACGGAAAACAGCGTGCAACAGTCCTTCGCGAGGACCGGCATAACGCATGTCCAGGGGATAACCGCCGGTTACGACGCGACCCTTGTCAAAATAATTTTCAACCAGGGTATTGATGCAGTTAACGCGAACTTCAGCCGGAATATCACCCGGTTTTAATTTGCCGACCAATTGATGAATATACAGACCGTCTGACACCTCAATGGCGATCTTGGCCAGATACTCATGCGAACGGTGCATCGGATTACGAAGCTGCAAAGCCGCGATAGTCTTCCAGCCCTTTTCTTCAAAGCTTTTTCGGCTTTCCGCGGGACGCTGATAAATGCCCTTGAATTCTTCAGGGAAGTAACTTTCGGATAAAACCCTGACCGGCCCGGCCAGATTCCACTCCTTTTGATCCATCACCATCTTGACTCCGGGATGCTCAGGATCAGTCGTGGTGTAAACGTGTTTGCATTCAAATTCTTTGTCGATTTTATAACACTCTTCCACCTTCATCGTACCCATGATTTCATTTGTCTCGCCGGAAATCAAACAAATATCGGTACCCGGTTCGATTTCTTCGTCATGCGAAAGAGTAACCGGAATCGGCCAAAAGATGCCGTTCGACATTTTCATATTCTGGCAAACGCCCTTCCAGTCAGCTTCGTTCATGAAGCCTTCCAGAGGTGTAAATCCGCCGATACCTAAGAAAATCAAATCGCCGGTTTCTCGACTGGACATAACGACCTTGGGCAGAGTCTTCGCCCGCTTCAGTTCTTCTTCTTTCTCCTTACCTTCAAGAAGCAAAATCTTTAACTCGTCGCTCCCATGAGGAGATATTAAATTGGATTTTGCCATTTCTGACCTATCCTTTTTTAAAAGTTATAAAACGCCATATTTATCTATTTATTATCGGTAAGAATGTGATACTTTTCACAAACATAACCGCACTAAAATACATTCGCCGACATTTTTTGCTATCAAATATGTGACTTTTTTCACA from Candidatus Zixiibacteriota bacterium encodes the following:
- the aprB gene encoding adenylyl-sulfate reductase subunit beta; the protein is MPSFVIPEKCDGCKALDKTACQYICPNDLMVLDKEKMKAFNQEPEMCWECYSCVKICPTQAVEVRGYADFVPMGAMVTPMRSTDSIMWTVKFRNNMLKRFKFPIRTTEEGKAKPTGGYATAHDNLNDQTLAQEPEALRLSEVYTLK
- the sat gene encoding sulfate adenylyltransferase; amino-acid sequence: MAKSNLISPHGSDELKILLLEGKEKEEELKRAKTLPKVVMSSRETGDLIFLGIGGFTPLEGFMNEADWKGVCQNMKMSNGIFWPIPVTLSHDEEIEPGTDICLISGETNEIMGTMKVEECYKIDKEFECKHVYTTTDPEHPGVKMVMDQKEWNLAGPVRVLSESYFPEEFKGIYQRPAESRKSFEEKGWKTIAALQLRNPMHRSHEYLAKIAIEVSDGLYIHQLVGKLKPGDIPAEVRVNCINTLVENYFDKGRVVTGGYPLDMRYAGPREGLLHAVFRQNFGCSHMIIGRDHAGVGDYYGPFDAQEIFFKLWDGALECKMLPIDWTFWCYKCGGMASMKTCPHGKDDRLFLSGTALRKSLSEGGDVPAEFSRSEVLGILRDYYGGLKEEDKVEVKMHGHATGNAKTKK